DNA sequence from the Chitinophaga flava genome:
CACGACACCCTGGCTGCTGAAATTTGAAACTGAAAAGAAGAGCTTATATTTGTTGTGTCAAATATGTTCATTGCAACACCGATAGAGTCATCCCAGGGATGCAAATAAGTCAGTATGTTATCTAAGAAAACACAATACGCATTTCACGCACTCATTCATCTGGCAGAAAACATTGATAAAGGACCTATCCTGATCTCCGAAATTGCACAGGAGAAAAACATATCCATCAAGTTCCTGGAGAATATCCTGTTGGAATTGAAGAATGCCGGTATTCTGGGCAGTAAAAAAGGAAAAGGCGGCGGATATTATCTGATGAAGCCTCCTAAAGAGATTGCGCTGGCCAAAATTATCCGTTTGCTGGATGGGCCTATCGCCCTGCTGCCCTGCGTGAGCCTCAACTACTATGAGCGCTGTGAGAACTGTCGTGATGAAGCTGTATGTGGCCTCCACGAAGTGATGAGCAAGGTAAGGGACGCCACCCTGAAGCTGTTGGAAACAAAAACACTGAAAGACATTCTTACCCGCAACGTATAAACGGCGCTTGCGGTGAAAACTATCAGGCCGGCTGGTATATCCAGCCGGCTTTTTTTGCGTATGCCCTACCGGAAACATTGAGGATATTCATTAATCCTCCTTCTTTGTTAGCTTTTTCAATGTCTCTTCAATCAGCTCCATTCGTTTTTTTACTTTTTCTGCCGCTGCATCAAGGGTATAACCATCATCCATCAACTCTTTAATGAGCAACATTTTTTTAATGTTTTTATAATCATATCTCCTGTTCTTTCCTTCCTCTTCTGTCAGACTTGAAATAATAGCTTTGTCTTCCCAATAACGAATTTGTCGTGTAGGGATGCCTGTTATTTGTGACACCTCCCCAATGCCAACAACTAGTTTTTCCAAAAAATCGAAGTCAAACGACAGATCCGGATTCGTATTTGATTTACTCATTTTGTAAATTATTTACAATAATTGTAACAAATATAGATTTTTTCACCTTACTTTGCAATTGTAAATTATTTACAATAATTGAAAATAATATAAAATGAAAGCACTGATTTTAATTGAATGCCAGAATGAATGGCTCGCCCCTAATGGTAAACTGCAAAGATTGATTGAAGACAGAGATATGTTTGACGAGTCGGTGGGTAACATTATTCAGGTATTGCAGCATGCAAGGCAAATAAAAATGCCCGTAGCCCATGTGGGACTCCGGTTTCAGGAAGGTTATCCTGAATTAGCCCATGGCAAAAGTGGCTTAAACAAAGCAATACCTGAATTCGGAACATTCCAGTTGAATGAATTTGGCTCCCGGTTCTATGAACCTTTTCGACCTATAGAAGGTGAATTTGTGGTTACCGGGCGTACCGGCGCAAGTGGCTTTGCCGGCTCCAACCTGGATATCTGGCTGCGAAATAATAAAATTGAGGATATTTATTTAACCGGATATGCAACCCATGTATGTGTTGAAAGCACATTACGAGAGGCCCATGATAAAGGCTACAACCCAATTTTGTTGCAGGATGCGACTTCAGCCTTCAATCGTATGCAACAAAATTATGTTGTAAACGAAATCGTGCATCATTTCGGACAGCACCTGTCAACCCAGGAATTTTTAAGTGTAAGTCTTTCGCGATGAATGGCTGAGAGGCCATTGGACACTTCGTATAAGCATGGCATTATACAAATTATCCTCCGATATGCTGAAGGCTTAACTAGGCAGATGCCCTGTAAGGCTTTTGAAGCCCAGGGTATCTGCCTTGTTCCCAACCAAACCCGGATAGATACGAGCAATATCCCCGCAGTACCGGTTCTCCTGAAACTCTCTCCTATAGCGCCTTCCCGCAAAACCCACAATTTTTTGACACAATAGTCTATCTTTTTTATAGGTTTTATGTATTTTTGTGCATGGCGTCACTGAAAAGTGATGCGCTGGCACAAGGCATTTATCTTTAAGGAAGATTACATGACAGACATTACCACTGCACTGGCCAACAAGCCCGTGGAAGAAGCCATACAGTATCTGCTGGAGCAGTATCCGGGCGCTGTGGCGTTTTCCACTTCCTTTGGCCAGGAAGACCAGGTCATCGCCGATATTATCTGGCGTCACCATTTACCCGTCAGGGTATTCACACTGGACACAGGCCGCCTGTTCCAGGAGACCTACGACGTGATGGACCTTACCCTTTCCCGTTATAAACAGCCGGTTGAAGTGTACTACCCCGACACGGCAGCCGTGGAAAAGCTGGTTTCCGAAAAAGGCCCCAACAGCTTTTACGAATCGGTGGAAAACCGCAAACAGTGCTGTGGCATCCGTAAAGTAGTGCCCCTCAACAGGGCGCTGGAAGGTGTGAAAGTATGGATCACCGGTTTACGTGCCGAACAGTCCGAAAACCGCCACGATATGCAGACGCTGGAATGGGATGCACAACGGCACCTTTATAAGTACAATCCGCTTATCCACTGGGGATATGATGAAGTGCTGGATTACCTCACCAAACACAACGTCCCCTATAATAAACTGCACGACAAAGGCTTCGTCAGCATCGGTTGTGCACCCTGTACACGCGCCATCGAGCCGGGAGAACATCCGCGCGCCGGCCGGTGGTGGTGGGAAACGTCGCATAAGGAATGCGGCCTGCACGGATAAACAAACAGCCTTTGCAATTTTAAATCATTGTCATCCATGACTAACAAAATAAATTGGGAATTTCCACAGGCGCTGGAAGATGAAGCCATATACATATTAAGGGAAACAGCCGCCCAGTTCGAGAAACCCGTACTGCTCTTTTCCGGTGGTAAGGACTCTATTACCCTGGTGAGACTGGCCCAGAAAGCATTTTATCCAGGGAAAGTACCTTTTGCCCTCTTACACGTGGACACCGGCCACAACTTCCCGGAAACAATCCAGTTCCGCGACTGGCTGGTCAACAGCCTGGGCCTCGATCTGATTGTCCGCAATGTGCAGGACAGCATAGACCAGGGCAAAGTACAGGAAGAAACCGGTAAATACGCCAGCCGTAACGCACTGCAAACCGTTACCCTCCTCGATGCCATCGAAGAAGGTAAATTCGATGCCTGCATCGGAGGCGCCCGCCGTGATGAAGAAAAGGCCCGCGCCAAAGAAAGAATATTCTCCGTACGCGATGAATTTGGCCAGTGGAACGCCAAAATGCAACGCCCCGAGCTGTTTGATATGCTCAACGGAAAAATCAATATCGGCGAAAACGTACGTGTATTCCCTATCTCCAACTGGACCGAACTGGACGTATGGAACTACATCCGCCGCGAAAAGCTGGAAATACCTTCTATCTACTTCGCCCACGAAAGAGAGATCATCGAGCGCGACGGACTCTACTGGCCTTATTCGCCTTATCTCAATACCACCGATGA
Encoded proteins:
- a CDS encoding phosphoadenylyl-sulfate reductase codes for the protein MTDITTALANKPVEEAIQYLLEQYPGAVAFSTSFGQEDQVIADIIWRHHLPVRVFTLDTGRLFQETYDVMDLTLSRYKQPVEVYYPDTAAVEKLVSEKGPNSFYESVENRKQCCGIRKVVPLNRALEGVKVWITGLRAEQSENRHDMQTLEWDAQRHLYKYNPLIHWGYDEVLDYLTKHNVPYNKLHDKGFVSIGCAPCTRAIEPGEHPRAGRWWWETSHKECGLHG
- the cysD gene encoding sulfate adenylyltransferase subunit CysD codes for the protein MTNKINWEFPQALEDEAIYILRETAAQFEKPVLLFSGGKDSITLVRLAQKAFYPGKVPFALLHVDTGHNFPETIQFRDWLVNSLGLDLIVRNVQDSIDQGKVQEETGKYASRNALQTVTLLDAIEEGKFDACIGGARRDEEKARAKERIFSVRDEFGQWNAKMQRPELFDMLNGKINIGENVRVFPISNWTELDVWNYIRREKLEIPSIYFAHEREIIERDGLYWPYSPYLNTTDDEVPYRQKVRFRTVGDMTCTAAVISEADKLEDIIAEIMEAKISERGARIDDKRSEAAMEKRKQAGYF
- a CDS encoding RrF2 family transcriptional regulator → MLSKKTQYAFHALIHLAENIDKGPILISEIAQEKNISIKFLENILLELKNAGILGSKKGKGGGYYLMKPPKEIALAKIIRLLDGPIALLPCVSLNYYERCENCRDEAVCGLHEVMSKVRDATLKLLETKTLKDILTRNV
- a CDS encoding MerR family transcriptional regulator — its product is MSKSNTNPDLSFDFDFLEKLVVGIGEVSQITGIPTRQIRYWEDKAIISSLTEEEGKNRRYDYKNIKKMLLIKELMDDGYTLDAAAEKVKKRMELIEETLKKLTKKED
- a CDS encoding isochorismatase family cysteine hydrolase, yielding MKALILIECQNEWLAPNGKLQRLIEDRDMFDESVGNIIQVLQHARQIKMPVAHVGLRFQEGYPELAHGKSGLNKAIPEFGTFQLNEFGSRFYEPFRPIEGEFVVTGRTGASGFAGSNLDIWLRNNKIEDIYLTGYATHVCVESTLREAHDKGYNPILLQDATSAFNRMQQNYVVNEIVHHFGQHLSTQEFLSVSLSR